A genomic segment from Bacillus cereus G9842 encodes:
- a CDS encoding lactonase family protein produces the protein MKDNKEFIGYVGTYTKENSEGIYKITLDTEAKKISNVTLAAKLDNPTYVTINRNNEYLYSVVKEGESGGVAAYSIDSKTGELKAENRQVVEGASPCHVSVDSGNHTVVTANYHKGTIESFEINEENGTVNPASSIMAHEGSGPNKERQEKPHAHYAGYTPDEKYVIGVDLGIDKLITYEIKDSTLTEVNSLSVNPGSGPRHITFHPNGKYAYVMTELSSEVIALTYNSEEGSFTEVQYISTLPEHFDENSQGSAIHISSDGRFVYAGNRGHNSIAIYSVDQNSGQLTFVEHTSTEGNWPRDFVLDPTEKFLVATNEKSHNLVLFSRDESTGKLTLLQSDVAVPEPVCVKFLNV, from the coding sequence ATGAAGGATAACAAAGAGTTTATTGGATATGTTGGAACTTACACAAAAGAAAATAGTGAAGGAATATATAAGATTACTTTAGACACAGAAGCAAAAAAAATTAGTAATGTAACACTTGCCGCTAAGCTGGATAACCCTACATATGTAACGATTAACCGAAATAATGAGTATCTCTATTCCGTTGTTAAGGAAGGAGAATCTGGTGGTGTAGCTGCCTATTCAATTGATAGTAAAACTGGAGAGTTAAAGGCAGAAAACAGACAAGTAGTAGAAGGGGCTTCTCCTTGTCATGTGAGCGTTGATAGTGGGAATCATACGGTAGTTACAGCAAATTACCATAAAGGAACGATTGAGTCTTTTGAAATAAATGAAGAAAATGGAACTGTAAATCCTGCTTCATCTATTATGGCGCATGAAGGTTCAGGTCCAAATAAAGAGAGACAAGAAAAACCACATGCACATTACGCGGGATATACTCCTGATGAAAAATATGTGATAGGTGTTGATTTAGGAATTGATAAGTTAATTACGTATGAAATAAAAGATAGTACATTAACAGAAGTGAATAGTTTATCTGTAAATCCAGGGAGTGGTCCAAGACACATTACTTTTCATCCAAATGGAAAATACGCTTATGTAATGACGGAGCTTAGTTCAGAGGTTATTGCGCTAACATATAACTCGGAAGAAGGATCCTTTACAGAAGTACAGTATATTTCTACTCTTCCAGAACACTTTGATGAAAATAGTCAAGGAAGTGCTATCCATATTTCTTCTGACGGCCGTTTTGTATATGCAGGTAATCGTGGTCATAATAGTATCGCTATTTATAGCGTAGATCAAAATTCAGGTCAGCTTACATTTGTTGAACATACATCTACAGAAGGAAATTGGCCGAGGGACTTTGTATTAGATCCCACTGAAAAGTTTCTTGTTGCTACAAATGAAAAGTCACATAATCTTGTGCTATTTTCAAGAGATGAATCTACAGGAAAGTTAACACTTTTACAATCTGATGTTGCTGTGCCAGAGCCTGTTTGTGTGAAGTTTTTAAATGTTTAA
- the gntK gene encoding gluconokinase, with product MIGVDIGTTSTKSVLFSIDGSVIASHGIEYPLYSPTPEIAEQDPEEIFQAVIHTIKEVVQSSNIQAVDILCVSFSSAMHSVIAVDEDGNPLTKCITWADNRSASWAEKIKNDMNGHEIYLRTGTPIHPMSPLSKLVWLQNERVELFARSYKFISIKEYVFYKLYKEYVIDHSIASATGMFNLKSLKWDEEALHVAGITDDKLSKLVPTTHSLTGLDEELAKEMNVLVSTPFVVGASDGVLSNLGVNAIDPGVVAVTIGTSGAIRAVTNRPVTDPKGRIFCYALTEDHWVIGGPVNNGGMIFRWARDQLGTSEIELAKRLGKDPYEVLTEIAANVNPGSDGLLFHPYLAGERAPLWNANARGSFFGLGLHHKKEHLIRAVLEGVIYNLYTVLLALKELIGEPKKIQATGGFARSELWRQMMADIFHQDVYVPESFESSCLGAAILGLYSLGEIDTLCVVSEMVGADFHHGPNMESVEKYKDLTPIYIRLSRQLEEEYESIAAYQKKWV from the coding sequence ATGATTGGTGTAGATATTGGGACAACTAGTACAAAATCGGTTTTGTTTTCAATTGATGGATCTGTTATTGCAAGTCATGGAATTGAATATCCTTTATATTCTCCTACGCCTGAAATAGCAGAACAAGATCCAGAAGAAATCTTTCAAGCGGTGATACATACGATTAAAGAAGTTGTGCAATCAAGTAATATACAAGCGGTTGATATTCTCTGTGTTTCTTTCAGTTCGGCAATGCATAGCGTTATCGCTGTAGACGAAGATGGAAATCCGTTAACGAAATGTATCACGTGGGCAGATAATAGAAGTGCAAGCTGGGCGGAGAAAATAAAGAATGATATGAATGGTCATGAAATTTATTTACGTACTGGGACACCTATTCATCCGATGTCACCACTTTCGAAATTAGTTTGGTTACAGAATGAGCGGGTAGAATTGTTCGCAAGAAGTTATAAATTCATTTCTATTAAAGAATATGTTTTCTACAAGTTATATAAAGAATATGTAATTGATCATTCTATAGCATCAGCGACAGGGATGTTTAATTTGAAATCTTTAAAATGGGATGAAGAGGCTTTACATGTTGCGGGAATTACAGATGACAAGCTTTCTAAACTTGTTCCAACAACGCACAGTTTAACAGGATTAGATGAAGAGCTTGCCAAAGAGATGAATGTACTTGTTTCTACGCCTTTTGTAGTAGGAGCGAGTGATGGAGTACTATCTAATTTAGGTGTAAATGCGATAGACCCTGGCGTTGTGGCTGTTACAATTGGTACAAGCGGTGCGATACGTGCTGTAACAAATCGTCCTGTAACAGATCCAAAAGGTAGAATTTTTTGTTATGCGTTAACTGAAGACCATTGGGTAATCGGTGGTCCAGTTAATAACGGTGGTATGATTTTCAGATGGGCTCGTGACCAATTGGGCACTTCAGAGATTGAACTTGCGAAGCGTTTAGGAAAAGATCCATATGAAGTACTTACTGAAATAGCAGCAAATGTGAATCCTGGATCTGACGGTTTATTGTTTCATCCGTATTTAGCAGGGGAAAGAGCTCCTTTATGGAATGCAAATGCACGGGGATCTTTCTTTGGACTCGGATTGCATCATAAGAAAGAACATCTTATCCGTGCTGTTTTAGAAGGAGTAATTTATAATTTATATACCGTTCTTCTCGCTTTAAAAGAGCTAATTGGCGAACCAAAAAAAATTCAAGCGACAGGCGGTTTTGCAAGATCGGAACTTTGGAGACAGATGATGGCAGATATTTTCCATCAAGACGTATATGTTCCTGAAAGTTTCGAAAGCTCTTGCTTAGGTGCTGCAATCCTCGGTTTATATAGTTTAGGTGAAATAGATACATTATGCGTAGTTTCTGAAATGGTAGGGGCAGATTTTCATCATGGGCCAAACATGGAAAGTGTGGAAAAATATAAAGATTTAACACCAATCTATATTCGTCTGTCTCGTCAATTGGAAGAAGAATATGAAAGTATAGCAGCGTACCAAAAAAAGTGGGTTTAA